One segment of Purpureocillium takamizusanense chromosome 7, complete sequence DNA contains the following:
- a CDS encoding uncharacterized protein (EggNog:ENOG503P96V~COG:K), producing the protein MSAQQPYVTIRSRRPADTNGTVEGDSAANLGSSETHARSATHDISRTSFHVKHISDFAKRLEDSATRAFPNRGRTSQRYSKVQALLLHWGSDDLFVLPELEDLEKCLRDEFAFGTDIFAIPSENSHLELMMRLGQLIKEHESHDTLFIIYYGGHARIDDSRQSTWCATRDADSPWLQWSAIQTLLERSKSDVLILLDCCAGAASATFPNGNSITETISASSWDAIAPDPGRYSFTNALIEVLQEWRLRAFSAAMLHAEVLARLKHPRPIQINGKHFEARSTPVHFMMTANHKAPSIELCRLRPADKMPAPLPQNHLSMPIMGRAPEESDPIISGIASSEPDEDTPHVMISLALEDDQRLDINAWEQWLNAFPALAKFVKVQGVFKSHSTLLLVSMPVMVWDLLPEDKAVSFVAFIRSNNLAIRKPAAPFGSAETRVLQPRHEHVGPDDASMFSGVSGTTFAATEAASVRNPFPATTAYRSFATPMNTMSTSISHSQPPTPGQSRSPQSHSPRSGPSRQVRPVASSTSLNALHGSTAATAFGPATTISRQMILNQQQSMRRTTFGVDVPEPKRFSPHVERRLEEYYQREPLPSDGQSAFLASNLGIEPWHLEVWFHHRRERDMVSHRLAAMKVKDVMHETRPGVQMILPADLSDLLQMSAPGQVTLIDLRSPAEYQRSHVHGAINLRAPQSFLELAPLDLIERAFEQEQGQDATFKWRESRCLVFYARGLEWPWECPAARIIMGKLGAYNWSGKCFILKGHYREFSQSFDQYIVGTNMTTHAKAWIEAQGLKAVDDNDILTSHEQYAGWLSHVESEDRARTISASPTSTSERLEALETQDQELEKEFRLKHGALFRKAEDLRLSQGETDEAFDTKARFVEPLDRGLEKIREMGAATMSPIQYAPGHTKVVSEAYFDRSFAEDDDPDDYVEVIRTADDMAGGSRRPGDSVPKEERTPSQDLPGRGRGGGSLLNKMFRR; encoded by the exons CAGCGACTTTGCAAAGCGGCTGGAAGAC TCGGCCACACGAGCATTTCCCAATCGTGGACGCACGTCTCAACGTTATAGCAAGGTGCAGGCCCTACTGTTGCACTGGGGCTCCGATGATCTCTTTGTCTTGCCCGAGCTGGAGGACTTGGAGAAATGCCTGCGTGATGAATTTGCCTTCGGCACCGACATCTTTGCCATCCCTTCAGAGAACTCTCACCTAGAGCTCATGATGCGACTTGGCCAATTGATAAAGGAACACGAATCTCATGATACACTGTTCATCATTTACTACGGTGGTCATGCTCGAATCGATGACTCGAGGCAAAGCACTTGGTGCGC CACTCGCGATGCCGACTCGCCATGGTTGCA ATGGTCGGCTATACAAACCCTGCTTGAGCGGTCGAAATCGGATGTCCTGATTCTACTCGATTGTTGCGCAGGCGCAGCCAGCGCGACCTTTCCCAACGGCAACAGCATCACGGAAACGATATCAGCATCAAGCTGGGACGCCATTGCCCCCGACCCCGGGCGCTACTCCTTTACCAACGCACTCATCGAAGTCTTGCAAGAGTGGCGATTGAGAGCATTCTCAGCAGCCATGCTTCACGCCGAGGTTCTAGCTCGCCTGAAGCACCCAAGACCGATACAAATCAACGGAAAGCATTTCGAAGcacgctcgacgcccgtTCACTTCATGATGACGGCAAACCACAAGGCCCCAAGCATCGAACTATGCAGACTCCGCCCAGCTGACAAGATGCCCGCTCCATTGCCACAAAACCACCTGTCCATGCCTATCATGGGCCGTGCACCTGAAGAATCAGACCCAATAATATCCGGAATCGCATCTTCAGAACCAGATGAGGATACCCCCCATGTCATGATCTCACTGGCTCTTGAAGACGACCAAAGGCTTGACATCAACGCCTGGGAGCAGTGGCTAAATGCTTTCCCTGCCCTTGCCAAGTTTGTCAAGGTTCAGGGAGTGTTCAAGAGTCACTCtacgctcctcctcgtctccatGCCAGTCATGGTGTGGGATCTGCTCCCGGAAGACAAAGCGGTATCATTTGTCGCCTTTATTCGCTCTAACAATCTGGCGATACGGAAACCAGCGGCGCCTTTTGGATCGGCCGAGACGAGAGTTTTGCAGCCACGGCATGAACATGTCGGCCCTGACGATGCGTCAATGTTCTCTGGCGTCTCCGGAACCACCTTCGCCGCTACAGAGGCGGCTTCTGTCCGTAACCCCTTTCCGGCAACTACCGCATACAGATCGTTCGCAACGCCCATGAATACCATGTCTACATCCATATCCCATAGTCAACCGCCGACTCCCGGGCAGTCGCGTTCGCCTCAGTCGCATTCTCCAAGAAGTGGACCATCTCGACAAGTCAGGCCGGTGGCTTCCTCTACATCCCTCAATGCCCTCCATGGTtcgacagcagcaacggcattTGGCCCGGCTACTACGATTAGCAGGCAAATGATCCTTAATCAGCAACAGTCCATGAGGCGAACAACGTTCGGCGTCGATGTACCGGAACCGAAGCGATTTTCGCCCCACGTCGAAAGACGACTCGAAGAATACTACCAAAGGGAGCCGCTACCAAGCGATGGACAAAGTGCTTTTCTAGCGTCGAATCTTGGTATCGAGCCATGGCATCTCGAAGTTTGGTTCCACCATCGTCGAGAGCGGGACATGGTCTCCCACAGGCTTGCGGCAATGAAGGTTAAAGATGTGATGCATGAGACTAGACCTGGGGTGCAAATGATCTTGCCGGCAGATCTTAGCGACCTCCTTCAAATGTCGGCCCCAGGACAAGTAACTCTGATTGACCTAAGATCTCCAGCTGAGTATCAAAGGTCTCACGTCCATGGCGCAATAAACTTGCGAGCGCCGCAGTCATTCCTCGAACTCGCCCCTCTCGACTTGATCGAGCGAGCCTTTGAGCAAGAGCAAGGGCAAGATGCGACCTTCAAGTGGCGCGAGTCAAGATGCCTCGTCTTCTACGCTCGGGGCCTAGAGTGGCCTTGGGAATGTCCCGCAGCTAGAATCATTATGGGAAAACTCGGCGCTTACAACTGGTCCGGGAAGTGTTTTATCCTCAAGGGACACTATCGCGAGTTTAGCCAGTCCTTCGACCAGTACATTGTCGGGACGAACATGACAACTCACGCCAAAGCATGGATAGAGGCCCAAGGGCTCaaagccgtcgacgacaatgaCATCCTAACAAGTCACGAGCAATACGCTGGATGGCTATCCCATGTCGAGAGCGAGGATAGGGCTCGAACTATCtcagcgtcgccgacatcAACGTCTGAGCGTCTTGAGGCTTTAGAGACGCAAGATCAAGAGCTCGAGAAAGAGTTCAGATTAAAACACGGTGCTCTGTTCAGGAAAGCCGAAGACCTCAGATTGAGCCAGGGTGAGACGGACGAGGCATTTGACACGAAAGCACGGTTTGTCGAACCCCTCGACCGCGGGCTCGAGAAGATCCGGGagatgggggcggcgacgatgtcaCCCATACAATACGCGCCAGGACATACAAAAGTTGTATCGGAGGCTTACTTTGATAGGTCGTTTGCGGAAGACGATGATCCGGACGACTACGTAGAAGTGATCAGGACTGCTGATGACATGGCGGGTGGCAGTCGAAGACCCGGAGATTCAGTTCCGAAGGAAGAAAGGACGCCTAGTCAAGATTTGCccggtcgaggacgcggggGTGGAAGCCTGTTGAACAAGATGTTTCGCCGTTGA
- a CDS encoding uncharacterized protein (EggNog:ENOG503P96V~COG:K), translating into MIHCSSFTTVVMLESMTRGKALGARDTRDADSPWLQWSAIQTLLERSKSDVLILLDCCAGAASATFPNGNSITETISASSWDAIAPDPGRYSFTNALIEVLQEWRLRAFSAAMLHAEVLARLKHPRPIQINGKHFEARSTPVHFMMTANHKAPSIELCRLRPADKMPAPLPQNHLSMPIMGRAPEESDPIISGIASSEPDEDTPHVMISLALEDDQRLDINAWEQWLNAFPALAKFVKVQGVFKSHSTLLLVSMPVMVWDLLPEDKAVSFVAFIRSNNLAIRKPAAPFGSAETRVLQPRHEHVGPDDASMFSGVSGTTFAATEAASVRNPFPATTAYRSFATPMNTMSTSISHSQPPTPGQSRSPQSHSPRSGPSRQVRPVASSTSLNALHGSTAATAFGPATTISRQMILNQQQSMRRTTFGVDVPEPKRFSPHVERRLEEYYQREPLPSDGQSAFLASNLGIEPWHLEVWFHHRRERDMVSHRLAAMKVKDVMHETRPGVQMILPADLSDLLQMSAPGQVTLIDLRSPAEYQRSHVHGAINLRAPQSFLELAPLDLIERAFEQEQGQDATFKWRESRCLVFYARGLEWPWECPAARIIMGKLGAYNWSGKCFILKGHYREFSQSFDQYIVGTNMTTHAKAWIEAQGLKAVDDNDILTSHEQYAGWLSHVESEDRARTISASPTSTSERLEALETQDQELEKEFRLKHGALFRKAEDLRLSQGETDEAFDTKARFVEPLDRGLEKIREMGAATMSPIQYAPGHTKVVSEAYFDRSFAEDDDPDDYVEVIRTADDMAGGSRRPGDSVPKEERTPSQDLPGRGRGGGSLLNKMFRR; encoded by the exons ATGATACACTGTTCATCATTTACTACGGTGGTCATGCTCGAATCGATGACTCGAGGCAAAGCACTTGGTGCGCGTGA CACTCGCGATGCCGACTCGCCATGGTTGCA ATGGTCGGCTATACAAACCCTGCTTGAGCGGTCGAAATCGGATGTCCTGATTCTACTCGATTGTTGCGCAGGCGCAGCCAGCGCGACCTTTCCCAACGGCAACAGCATCACGGAAACGATATCAGCATCAAGCTGGGACGCCATTGCCCCCGACCCCGGGCGCTACTCCTTTACCAACGCACTCATCGAAGTCTTGCAAGAGTGGCGATTGAGAGCATTCTCAGCAGCCATGCTTCACGCCGAGGTTCTAGCTCGCCTGAAGCACCCAAGACCGATACAAATCAACGGAAAGCATTTCGAAGcacgctcgacgcccgtTCACTTCATGATGACGGCAAACCACAAGGCCCCAAGCATCGAACTATGCAGACTCCGCCCAGCTGACAAGATGCCCGCTCCATTGCCACAAAACCACCTGTCCATGCCTATCATGGGCCGTGCACCTGAAGAATCAGACCCAATAATATCCGGAATCGCATCTTCAGAACCAGATGAGGATACCCCCCATGTCATGATCTCACTGGCTCTTGAAGACGACCAAAGGCTTGACATCAACGCCTGGGAGCAGTGGCTAAATGCTTTCCCTGCCCTTGCCAAGTTTGTCAAGGTTCAGGGAGTGTTCAAGAGTCACTCtacgctcctcctcgtctccatGCCAGTCATGGTGTGGGATCTGCTCCCGGAAGACAAAGCGGTATCATTTGTCGCCTTTATTCGCTCTAACAATCTGGCGATACGGAAACCAGCGGCGCCTTTTGGATCGGCCGAGACGAGAGTTTTGCAGCCACGGCATGAACATGTCGGCCCTGACGATGCGTCAATGTTCTCTGGCGTCTCCGGAACCACCTTCGCCGCTACAGAGGCGGCTTCTGTCCGTAACCCCTTTCCGGCAACTACCGCATACAGATCGTTCGCAACGCCCATGAATACCATGTCTACATCCATATCCCATAGTCAACCGCCGACTCCCGGGCAGTCGCGTTCGCCTCAGTCGCATTCTCCAAGAAGTGGACCATCTCGACAAGTCAGGCCGGTGGCTTCCTCTACATCCCTCAATGCCCTCCATGGTtcgacagcagcaacggcattTGGCCCGGCTACTACGATTAGCAGGCAAATGATCCTTAATCAGCAACAGTCCATGAGGCGAACAACGTTCGGCGTCGATGTACCGGAACCGAAGCGATTTTCGCCCCACGTCGAAAGACGACTCGAAGAATACTACCAAAGGGAGCCGCTACCAAGCGATGGACAAAGTGCTTTTCTAGCGTCGAATCTTGGTATCGAGCCATGGCATCTCGAAGTTTGGTTCCACCATCGTCGAGAGCGGGACATGGTCTCCCACAGGCTTGCGGCAATGAAGGTTAAAGATGTGATGCATGAGACTAGACCTGGGGTGCAAATGATCTTGCCGGCAGATCTTAGCGACCTCCTTCAAATGTCGGCCCCAGGACAAGTAACTCTGATTGACCTAAGATCTCCAGCTGAGTATCAAAGGTCTCACGTCCATGGCGCAATAAACTTGCGAGCGCCGCAGTCATTCCTCGAACTCGCCCCTCTCGACTTGATCGAGCGAGCCTTTGAGCAAGAGCAAGGGCAAGATGCGACCTTCAAGTGGCGCGAGTCAAGATGCCTCGTCTTCTACGCTCGGGGCCTAGAGTGGCCTTGGGAATGTCCCGCAGCTAGAATCATTATGGGAAAACTCGGCGCTTACAACTGGTCCGGGAAGTGTTTTATCCTCAAGGGACACTATCGCGAGTTTAGCCAGTCCTTCGACCAGTACATTGTCGGGACGAACATGACAACTCACGCCAAAGCATGGATAGAGGCCCAAGGGCTCaaagccgtcgacgacaatgaCATCCTAACAAGTCACGAGCAATACGCTGGATGGCTATCCCATGTCGAGAGCGAGGATAGGGCTCGAACTATCtcagcgtcgccgacatcAACGTCTGAGCGTCTTGAGGCTTTAGAGACGCAAGATCAAGAGCTCGAGAAAGAGTTCAGATTAAAACACGGTGCTCTGTTCAGGAAAGCCGAAGACCTCAGATTGAGCCAGGGTGAGACGGACGAGGCATTTGACACGAAAGCACGGTTTGTCGAACCCCTCGACCGCGGGCTCGAGAAGATCCGGGagatgggggcggcgacgatgtcaCCCATACAATACGCGCCAGGACATACAAAAGTTGTATCGGAGGCTTACTTTGATAGGTCGTTTGCGGAAGACGATGATCCGGACGACTACGTAGAAGTGATCAGGACTGCTGATGACATGGCGGGTGGCAGTCGAAGACCCGGAGATTCAGTTCCGAAGGAAGAAAGGACGCCTAGTCAAGATTTGCccggtcgaggacgcggggGTGGAAGCCTGTTGAACAAGATGTTTCGCCGTTGA
- the CUP9 gene encoding homeodomain super (COG:K~EggNog:ENOG503P6MR) — protein sequence MAGVVDRSPMYQAQDYPYTYQQPGRYQSVSSSSVRPYDRAPFSARTSYGSASYQEMARYGNLGMGVDAKQRKRRGNLPKETTDKLRAWFVAHLQHPYPTEDEKQDLMRQTGLQMNQISNWFINARRRQLPAMINSARVESDATNGRAVGSANAESKILASTERNSDYVARGGRGNARPLSDGESSAYDDDMSDGLHRRMTGDPSRESV from the exons ATGGCCGGGGTCGTCGATAGAAGTCCCATGTACCAAGCCCAGGACTATCCTTACACGTATCAGCAACCGGGTCGATATCAGTCCGTGTCTTCCAgctccgtccgtccgtaTGACCGAGCACCTTTCTCAGCCAGGACAAGCTACGGCTCGGCATCATATCAAGAGATGGCTCGCTATGGGAACCTGGGCATGGGTGTGGATGCCAAGCAACGTAAACGACGGGGAAATCTCCCTAAAGAAACCACGGACAAGCTGCGTGCTTGGTTTGTGGCGCATCTGCAGCACCCGTACCCGACTGAGGATGAGAAGCAGGATTTGATGCGGCAGACGGGCCTCCAGATGA ATCAAATCTCCAACTGGTTCATCAACGCCAGACGGCGTCAGTTACCTGCCATGATCAACAGCGCAAGAGTCGAGTCAGACGCAACAAACGGGCGCGCCGTAGGCAGTGCCAACGCGGAAAGCAAGATCCTCGCCTCCACGGAGCGCAATAGCGACTATGTTGcacgcggcggacgaggcaACGCCCGTCCCCTGAGTGACGGCGAGAGCTCCGCATACGACGACGATATGAGCGACGGTCTGCACAGGCGCATGACGGGTGACCCAAGCCGAGAGAGCGTATGA
- a CDS encoding uncharacterized protein (COG:K~EggNog:ENOG503PA8H), translating to METQSGSTSAVQDSAAAAATEPLACVSCRSRKLKCDRTKPACTRCVKVDAECCYPESRRKPTFKRRNVKELEARLAQVEEYLNQVNTKAGDDAADESSKRSDEPPLQMGDFTFESGPPGQDSDTQGAASQPQDSFDMPAFQESDFIGSGQLMGLGYSETLPPFEVQEELNNAFFVGQYHFIPVVHSGRYYQAFYGGPLRKPPMCLQYAIWALAANGHAKYDQYSQIFYQRARQYADADEMKGHGEHFITIAHAQTWAIIAAFEAKCMFFTRASTSCARCVRLTQMMGLDRLDGNSEDQPPALGPTTSWAELEERRRVMWGAFAIDSHASISTGWACLIDPNNISTRLPASEEAFSSGQEETAPFLEDVFSGASYSGFAGAIVICQIFRSILQHVHRCKPADRPHDMMEGAWWKRHRDLDNKLSNAFMFLPEQLRLPRCIRDPSAVHTNLNLHAAVIALHHAAVEKQQTHNLPESVRQSSLCRLRTSAEEIVNIVKMSSHSTAMFRSPMCALSLYVATTVYVYLAKQDPHAGLTTLDISNLELVISAMEAIGRQHQITTAFLQQACLDVEKNGLDSIIRLPNLRKYRDIFGGANSNIPMLARSPVSKHTSTSPILPGRLPLNNPKGHIPPAHLRMEKCLPGISGSRGTESVVRGLINADCFQPFLRAAKHNVAATPMDHPGKRKRMSPSPGPGSDRNVGILSSVMTDSVSSGSRSTSSRGPGLGVANSWRFDGVDLRPHPGNQFFVLPDRTNSSSASSPANREHGGTDGVSGSSHTSPGTAAGAGLGNTPEENRFDLRPFQDRISTPIWQSTEEAFFASQIPESLLNLAPGDDDGAWALLNETMKWQNTTTGM from the exons ATGGAGACTCAGTCCGGTAGCACCAGCGCTGTGCAAGattccgccgccgccgcagccacggAGCCGCTTGCCTGCGTGTCGTGCCGCTCACGCAAGCTCAAATGCGACCGCACCAAGCCGGCTTGCACTCGATGTGTcaaggtcgacgccgagtgTTGCTACCCCGAGTCGCGCAGGAAGCCGACCTTCAAGAGACGCAATGTCAAGGAGCTTGAGGCCCGTCTAG CCCAGGTGGAAGAGTATCTGAACCAGGTCAACACCAAGGCTGGTGACGATGCAGCGGACGAATCTAGCAAGCGCTCTGACGAGCCTCCGCTTCAGATGGGCGACTTTACCTTTGAAAGCGGGCCTCCCGGCCAGGACTCGGACACTCAGGGGGCCGCCAGCCAACCTCAAGACTCATTCGATATGCCTGCTTTTCAGGAAAGTGACTTTatcggcagcggccagctgATGGGCTTGGGCTATTCGGAGACCCTCCCGCCGTTCGAGGTCCAGGAGGAGCT GAACAACGCCTTTTTTGTTGGCCAGTATCACTTCATTCCTGTGGTTCACTCCGGGCGATATTATCAAGCCTTCTATGGTGGGCCTTTACGGAAGCCCCCCATGTGTCTACAGTACGCAATCTGGGCGTTGGCCGCCAACGGTCACGCCAAGTACGACCAGTACTCCCAAATTTTCTACCAGCGGGCCCGACAGTACGCCGATGCAGATGAGATGAAG GGCCACGGTGAGCATTTCATCACTATTGCCCATGCACAAACATGGGCAATCATTGCAGCTTTCGAGGCCAAATGCATGTTCTTCACCCGGGCCTCCACCAGCTGCGCTAGATGCGTTCGTCTTACCCAGATGATGGGTCTCGACCGCCTGGATGGGAACTCTGAGGATCAGCCTCCGGCCCTCGGCCCTACCACTTCGTGGGCTGAACTGGAGGAGCGTCGCCGAGTTATGTGGGGGGCTTTTGCTATCGACTCGCATGCGAGTATATCAACAGGCTGGGCATGCCTAATAGACCCTAACAAT ATATCAACGCGCCTCCCCGCCTCCGAGGAAGCCTTTTCCTCAGGCCAAGAGGAGACGGCTCCTTTTCTGGAGGACGTCTTCAGCGGTGCCTCGTACAGTGGCTTTGCCGGCGCAATAGTGATTTGTCAGATATTCAGAAGCATACTGCAGCATGTTCACAGATGCAAGCCAGCGGATCGCCCCCACGATATGATGGAAGGGGCTTGGTGGAAGCGGCATCGCGACCTAGACAACAAGTTGTCAAATGCCTTCATGTTCCTTCCCGAACAGCTGCGTCTCCCGCGATGCATCCGCGACCCATCAGCCGTTCACACCAACCTCAACCTTCATGCTGCAGTAATCGCTTtgcaccacgccgccgtcgagaagcaACAAACTCACAACCTACCCGAGTCTGTGAGACAGTCGAGTCTCTGTCGCCTGAGAACCTCTGCAGAGGAAATTGTCAATATCGTCAAGATGAGCTCTCACTCGACTGCCATGTTT AGGAGTCCCATGTGTGCCCTCTCACTGTACGTTGCGACGACAGTGTACGTCTATCTGGCCAAACAAGATCCCCATGCTGGCCTGACGACATTGGACATCTCCAATCTCGAACTTGTCATCAGTGCTATGGAGGCTATTGGTCGCCAACACCAAATCACGACTGCCTTTCTCCAACAAGCCTGCTTGGACGTAGAAAAGAATGGTTTGGACTCCATCATCAGACTCCCCAACCTCCGCAAGTACCGCGAcatctttggcggcgccaaTTCCAACATCCCCATGCTGGCCCGGAGCCCGGTCTCCAAGCACACCTCCACGTCGCCCATCTTGCCTGGGCGGCTACCGTTGAACAATCCCAAGGGACACATCCCTCCTGCTCACCTGAGAATGGAAAAATGTCTGCCTGGCATATCAGGGTCGAGGGGCACCGAGTCTGTCGTGCGGGGATTGATCAACGCAGACTGTTTCCAGCCTTTTCTCCGTGCGGCGAAACACAATGTTGCTGCTACACCCATGGACCACCCGGGCAAACGAAAGCGAATGTCGCCGAGCCCCGGTCCTGGATCCGACCGGAATGTCGGCATCCTCAGCTCCGTCATGACAGACTCCGTCAGCAGCGGGTCGCGAAGCACGTCAAGCCGCGGGCCAGGCTTGGGGGTGGCCAACTCGTGGCGCTTCGACGGCGTTGACCTGCGCCCACATCCCGGGAACCAATTCTTCGTTTTACCGGACCGCAccaactcgtcgtcggcctcgtctccaGCCAACCGCGAGCATGGCGGCACGGACGGCGTCTCGGGGAGCAGCCACACGTCTcccggcacggcggccggcgcgggcctggGCAACACCCCCGAGGAGAACCGCTTCGACCTACGGCCGTTCCAGGACCGCATATCGACGCCGATATGGCAATCCACCGAGGAGGCGTTTTTCGCAAGCCAGATCCCAGAGTCGCTGTTGAACTTGGCCCcgggggacgacgacggcgcgtggGCTCTGTTGAATGAGACGATGAAGTGGCAAAACACCACCACGGGGATGTAG
- a CDS encoding uncharacterized protein (COG:O~SECRETED:SignalP(1-18~SECRETED:cutsite=GDA-LV~SECRETED:prob=0.8063)~TransMembrane:1 (n3-14c22/23o456-476i)~EggNog:ENOG503NXPH~MEROPS:MER0000932), giving the protein MFTTLLFAATLFLFPGDALVLRHPTDGVPRVVHLDLQRAHVRDPVSRDKLRRRAKPIKGILENQQTLYLLNVSLGTPPQQVRVHLDTGSSDLWINTEASTFCLQSDAPCKATGTYSSNHSSTYRYVNGDFNISYVDGTSAFGDYVTDTIRVGDSNLQEFQFGVGYNSTSAENVLGIGYPGNEAQVARLDRKPYQNLPAKMAAAGLIASNAYSLWLNDINANTGTILFGGVDTAHYQGDLISLPVQKVDDSYIEFYVTLTGMDFGSHTVVKNMSLAVLLDSGSSLTYLPNDIANDIYELVNASLQKDDGVALVPCSYRDQNTTLTFKFSDPATISVPMRELVLDMLDDDGKSIAFDDGVQACLFGISPTDDATSVLGDTFLRSAYTVYDLDNNEISFAQARHNVTTSNVKEIGKGTGAVPAAKAAPSPVTASSGMPGQSGRPGQHPGQNIISSGTNAMAPAISPGLLVAMSSLFFYCRRLCL; this is encoded by the exons ATGTTTACAACCCTCTTATTCGCTGCAACTCTATTCCTCTTTCCCGGCGATGCATTGGTACTACGGCACCCAACTGATGGCGTCCCCCGGGTTGTTCATCTCGATTTGCAGAGAGCCCACGTCCGCGACCCCGTCTCCCGTGACAAGTTACGCAGGCGAGCTAAGCCCATAAAGGGCATCTTGGAGAACCAG CAAACCCTCTACTTGCTCAACGTATCCCTCGGCACCCCACCGCAACAAGTCCGCGTGCACCTCGACACAGGGAGCAGCGATCTCTGGATTAACACGGAGGCTTCCACCTTTTGCCTCCAGTCCGATGCTCCGTGCAAGGCTACCGGCACCTACTCATCCAATCACTCCTCGACGTATCGGTACGTCAACGGCGACTTCAACATCTCCTACGTAGATGGCACGTCAGCTTTCGGCGACTATGTTACCGACACTATCCGTGTTGGCGACAGTAACCTGCAAGAATTCCAATTTGGCGTTGGATACAACAGTACCTCGGCGGAAAATGTGCTAGGCATCGGGTATCCAGGCAACGAGGCCCAGGTGGCGCGCTTGGACAGGAAGCCGTACCAGAACTTACCCGCCAAgatggctgctgccggtCTTATCGCTTCCAACGCGTACAGTCTGTGGCTGAACGACATTAATGCCAATACCGGCACCATACTCTTTGGTGGTGTGGACACGGCTCACTATCAAGGCGATCTGATCTCCCTTCCGGTCCAGAAGGTTGACGATTCCTACATCGAGTTTTATGTCACCTTGACGGGCATGGACTTCGGCTCCCATACCGTCGTGAAGAACATGTCTCTCGCTGTTCTTCTAGACTCAGGGTCGTCCCTTACCTATCTACCCAACGACATAGCAAACGACATATATGAGCTCGTCAATGCATCCTTACAGAAAGACGATGGCGTGGCACTCGTGCCCTGCTCTTATCGCGACCAAAACACCACCTTGACTTTCAAGTTCAGCGATCCAGCCACAATTTCTGTGCCCATGAGAGAGCTGGTTCTTGACATGCTagacgatgatggcaaaTCGATAGCTTTCGACGACGGTGTCCAGGCGTGTCTATTTGGCATTTCGCCCACGGATGACGCTACGAGCGTATTGGGCGACACGTTTTTGCGGAGTGCATACACCGTGTACGACCTGGACAACAACGAGATCTCCTTTGCGCAGGCCAGGCACAACGTGACGACATCTAATGTGAAGGAGATTGGCAAGGGAACCGGAGCCGTGCCTGCAGCCAAAGCGGCTCCGTCGCCTGTGACTGCATCATCTGGAATGCCGGGTCAGTCTGGTCGCCCCGGCCAGCACCCAGGTCAAAACATCATAAGCAGCGGAACCAACGCGATGGCACCGGCCATATCCCCGGGCCTGCTGGTCGCCATGTCAAGCCTGTTCTTCTACTGCCGAAGGCTCTGCCTTTGA
- a CDS encoding uncharacterized protein (TransMembrane:3 (i110-134o146-168i180-206o)~COG:P~EggNog:ENOG503PBWS), whose translation MSHCEAQGASADSSCPLAPPPPPRSTVLLRCHGMRRRHRLQHLWRLVRDRQVGHRHLCLGRPPPRSPDAERVRCPPCPLLRDLLCCLPPFFSARVDRERMLTTRTIPSRLCAIMAQILSIYGLVISVIIANQIYEKMPIYTGFLQLGAGLSVGLCGLAAGFAIGIVGDSGVRASTQQPRLYVGMVLILIFAEVLGLYGGVVAVMMYSRATLGATVCKY comes from the exons ATGTCACACTGCGAGGCACAAGGCGCCAGCGCTGACTCTTCCTGCCCCCTcgctcctccgccccccccccgttcTACAGTCCTTCTTCGGTGCCATgggatgcgccgccgccatcgtcttcaGCACCTTTGGCGCCTCGTACGGGACCGCCAAGTCGGCCATCGCCATCTTTGCCTCGGGCGTCCTCCGCCCCGATCGCCTGATGCAGAACGTGTGCGTTGCCCCCCTTGCCCCTTGCTTCGGGACCTTCTTTGTTGCTTGCCTCCCTTCTTCTCTGCCCGGGTGGACCGGGAGCGCATGCTGACCACCCGTACCATACCGTCAAGACTATGTGCCATCATGGCCCAGATCCTGTCCATATACGGCCTCGTCATCAGCGTCATTATCGCGAACCAAATCTACGAGAAGATGCCCATCTACACCGGATtcctgcagctcggcgcgggcctgTCCGTCGGCCTGTGCGGGTTGGCAGCTGGCTTTGCCATTGGCATCGTCGGGGACTCGGGCG TGCGTGCGAGCACGCAGCAGCCTCGGCTGTACGTCGGCATGGTGCTCATCCTCATCTTTGCCGAAGTGTTGGGCTTgtacggcggcgtcgtggccgtcatgATGTACTCGCGAGCGACATTGGGGGCTACCGTCTGCAAATACTAA